A genomic region of Thermodesulfobacteriota bacterium contains the following coding sequences:
- a CDS encoding DEAD/DEAH box helicase encodes MQFTDLQFDQLALPPELKQGIAACGFTRLTPVQARSLPVTLQGKDLAVQAQTGSGKTLAFLATIFDRFLRTPRRPTRGVCPRALVLTPTRELAVQVHSDAVQVGANLPFRCQAVYGGIDYRKQREDLAEGVDLLIGTPGRLIDYLKQRVYHLKDVEIAVIDEADRMFDMGFIGDIRFMLKRMSPFDQRQSLLFSATISDRVMELSYEYMNAPGLVEISPDRVTAEKVEQVLYHVSSREKFRLLLGLLRTEPWEKALVFINTKRAGNMVQERLERNGYPAEVLSGDVDQARRLKIVQKFMSGEVKILVATDVASRGLHVDKITHVFNYDLPQNAEDYVHRIGRTARAGASGKAVSLACEDYVYSLGEIEGYIGHKIPVAPVHDDLLPTEVPRPPRSQRPEAEGEARRPPNRRPPPRSGGRRR; translated from the coding sequence ATGCAATTCACCGACCTTCAGTTCGATCAACTGGCACTTCCTCCCGAGCTCAAGCAGGGGATCGCCGCCTGCGGCTTCACGCGCCTCACGCCGGTCCAGGCCCGCAGCCTCCCCGTCACGCTCCAGGGCAAGGATCTGGCCGTGCAGGCCCAGACCGGATCCGGGAAGACCCTGGCCTTCCTGGCGACGATCTTCGACCGCTTCCTGCGCACCCCCCGGCGCCCCACCAGGGGGGTGTGCCCCCGGGCGCTGGTCCTCACCCCCACCCGGGAGCTCGCCGTACAGGTGCACAGCGACGCGGTACAGGTGGGCGCCAACCTGCCCTTCCGCTGCCAGGCCGTGTACGGAGGCATCGATTACCGCAAGCAGCGAGAAGACCTGGCCGAGGGGGTGGACCTGCTGATCGGCACCCCGGGCCGCCTCATCGACTACCTCAAGCAGCGCGTCTACCACTTGAAGGACGTGGAGATCGCGGTCATCGACGAGGCCGACCGCATGTTCGACATGGGGTTCATCGGGGACATCCGCTTCATGCTCAAACGGATGTCGCCCTTCGACCAGCGCCAGAGCCTGCTGTTTTCCGCGACCATCAGCGACCGCGTGATGGAGCTCTCCTACGAGTACATGAACGCGCCCGGGCTGGTGGAGATCAGCCCCGACCGCGTCACCGCCGAGAAGGTGGAGCAGGTACTCTACCACGTGAGCTCCCGGGAGAAGTTTCGCCTGCTCCTGGGCCTGCTCCGCACCGAGCCCTGGGAAAAAGCGCTGGTCTTCATCAACACCAAGAGGGCCGGCAACATGGTCCAGGAGAGGCTGGAGCGCAACGGCTACCCCGCCGAGGTGCTCAGCGGCGACGTGGACCAGGCCCGGCGCCTCAAGATCGTGCAGAAGTTCATGTCGGGAGAGGTGAAGATCCTCGTGGCCACCGACGTGGCGTCCCGGGGCCTGCACGTGGACAAGATCACCCACGTCTTCAACTACGACCTCCCCCAGAACGCCGAGGACTACGTGCACCGCATCGGGCGCACCGCCCGGGCCGGGGCGTCGGGCAAGGCCGTGAGCCTCGCCTGCGAGGACTACGTGTACAGCCTGGGGGAGATCGAGGGCTATATCGGCCACAAGATCCCCGTGGCTCCGGTGCACGACGACCTCCTCCCAACCGAGGTGCCGCGCCCGCCCCGGAGTCAGCGCCCCGAGGCGGAGGGGGAAGCCCGCCGGCCCCCCAACCGCCGACCGCCGCCCCGCTCCGGCGGACGGCGGCGGTGA
- a CDS encoding calcium/sodium antiporter: MLTGLGLVAVGVVLLYYGANLLVRGASRLAASFGVAPAVVGLTVVAFGTSLPELVVSVTAALRGNADIALGNVVGSNIANVGLILGLGACLRAMTVEFTLLKREVPMGLGAVALVVVLSADGLLGRVDALILLAAFCGFLYWSVMVERLAPEGVQAAYGRTATGPGEKGRDCLRTLWGLVGVLLGGHWLVEGGVAVAAGLGVPAVVIGLTVIAVGTSLPELAASLVAMARGEDDIGVGNVLGSNLFNLLGILGVAALVHPIHVPDTFFRFQYPVLAAFTLALLPIMRVGLGISRVEGALLLGCYGAYVAALFLVPAAR; the protein is encoded by the coding sequence GTGCTGACCGGGCTCGGGCTCGTGGCCGTGGGGGTCGTGCTCCTCTACTATGGGGCGAACCTGCTCGTGCGCGGCGCCTCGCGGCTCGCGGCGAGCTTCGGGGTGGCCCCTGCGGTGGTGGGGCTCACGGTGGTGGCCTTCGGCACGAGCCTGCCCGAGCTCGTGGTGAGCGTCACCGCGGCCCTGCGGGGCAACGCAGACATCGCGCTCGGCAACGTGGTGGGCTCCAACATCGCCAACGTGGGCCTCATCCTGGGCCTGGGAGCGTGCCTTCGGGCCATGACGGTGGAGTTCACCCTGCTCAAGCGCGAGGTGCCCATGGGCCTGGGAGCCGTGGCCCTGGTGGTGGTCCTGAGCGCAGACGGGCTGCTGGGCAGGGTCGATGCCCTGATCCTCCTGGCGGCGTTTTGCGGGTTTCTCTACTGGAGCGTCATGGTGGAGCGCCTGGCCCCCGAGGGAGTGCAGGCGGCATACGGACGCACGGCCACCGGACCCGGAGAGAAGGGCAGGGACTGCCTGCGCACCCTGTGGGGGCTCGTGGGGGTGCTCCTGGGGGGGCACTGGCTGGTGGAAGGGGGGGTCGCCGTGGCGGCCGGACTCGGCGTGCCGGCCGTGGTCATCGGGCTGACGGTGATCGCCGTGGGCACGAGCCTTCCCGAGCTCGCCGCGTCACTCGTGGCCATGGCCCGGGGGGAGGACGACATCGGCGTGGGCAACGTGCTCGGGTCGAACCTCTTCAACCTGCTGGGCATCCTGGGGGTTGCCGCCCTGGTCCACCCCATCCACGTCCCCGACACCTTCTTCCGGTTCCAGTACCCGGTTCTGGCCGCCTTCACCCTGGCGCTGCTGCCCATCATGCGGGTGGGCCTGGGCATCTCCCGCGTCGAAGGCGCGCTCCTCCTGGGCTGTTACGGCGCGTACGTGGCCGCCCTGTTCCTGGTGCCGGCAGCGCGGTGA
- a CDS encoding PQQ-dependent sugar dehydrogenase, with the protein MISRTALCLVLALLLPFAACRAGTAPVSGERTFPSEQGPLRVTTVAEGLEHPWGLAFLPDGRMLVTERPGRLRFVAPDGALSPPLAGVPQVYARGQGGLLDVALAPDFATSRLVYLTYAEPGEGGGGTAAGRGRLGEDRLEDFRVLFRQVPKSGGGRHFGSRLVFGRDGRLHLTTGDRAQQDWVQDTSIHRGQVIRLEADGAVPADNPFVGRPGYRPETYSLGHRNPQGAALHPETGELWLVDHGAQGGDEVNVVRAGRNYGWPVITYGRDYSGAKIGVGTHREGMEQPLYYWDPSIAPSGMAFVTSDLFPAWKGSLLVGALRGQMLVRLALDGEKVVGEERLLTDLGERIRDVRQGPDGRFYLLTDSPRGRLLRLEP; encoded by the coding sequence ATGATCTCCCGCACCGCCCTGTGTCTGGTCCTCGCCCTCCTCCTGCCGTTCGCCGCCTGCCGGGCGGGGACGGCTCCGGTATCGGGGGAGCGCACCTTTCCCAGCGAGCAGGGGCCCCTGCGGGTCACGACGGTGGCCGAGGGGCTGGAGCACCCCTGGGGGCTCGCCTTCCTGCCCGACGGGCGCATGCTGGTGACCGAGCGGCCGGGGCGCCTGCGCTTCGTGGCCCCGGACGGCGCCCTCTCTCCGCCCCTGGCGGGGGTGCCCCAGGTGTACGCCCGGGGCCAGGGGGGCCTCCTGGACGTGGCCCTGGCCCCCGATTTCGCGACCTCGCGCCTGGTGTACCTCACCTACGCGGAGCCCGGGGAGGGGGGCGGGGGCACGGCGGCGGGGCGGGGCCGACTGGGGGAGGACCGGCTCGAGGACTTCCGCGTCCTCTTCCGCCAGGTGCCCAAGTCGGGGGGCGGGCGCCACTTCGGCTCCCGCCTGGTCTTCGGGCGCGACGGGCGGCTCCACCTCACCACCGGGGACCGGGCGCAGCAGGACTGGGTGCAGGACACCTCGATCCACCGGGGCCAGGTGATCCGCCTGGAGGCCGACGGCGCGGTTCCCGCCGACAACCCCTTCGTGGGGCGGCCCGGCTACCGGCCCGAGACTTACTCCCTCGGACACCGCAACCCCCAGGGCGCGGCCCTCCACCCCGAGACCGGCGAGCTGTGGCTCGTCGACCATGGCGCCCAGGGGGGCGACGAGGTCAACGTGGTGCGCGCCGGCCGAAACTACGGCTGGCCCGTCATCACCTACGGGCGCGACTACAGCGGGGCGAAGATCGGCGTCGGCACCCACAGGGAGGGGATGGAGCAGCCCCTTTACTACTGGGACCCCTCCATCGCCCCCTCCGGCATGGCGTTTGTCACGAGCGACCTCTTCCCCGCCTGGAAGGGTTCGCTCCTCGTGGGGGCCCTGCGGGGACAGATGCTGGTGCGCCTGGCGCTGGACGGCGAGAAGGTGGTGGGGGAAGAGCGGCTGCTCACGGACCTGGGAGAGCGCATTCGCGACGTGCGCCAGGGCCCCGACGGGCGCTTCTACCTCCTCACCGACTCCCCGCGGGGGCGCCTCCTGCGCCTGGAGCCGTAG